Proteins from one Patagioenas fasciata isolate bPatFas1 chromosome 6, bPatFas1.hap1, whole genome shotgun sequence genomic window:
- the ATPAF1 gene encoding ATP synthase mitochondrial F1 complex assembly factor 1 isoform X1, whose protein sequence is MAGPALQAWGLGAALRSRAALRPLGLLVPPCRGVAGPGPGEEALEENPFYGKYRHKIQELRRSSPDVFESRMEKRNEVKKQPLGYSKQGEFIKCMEEKAEGLGTKTSKGGFTKDKTLDSILNVEMVKEKSAEEIKQIWSHYFSVKDTVYAVIPAEKFDLIWKRAQKCPSFLYALPRKEGYEFFVGQWSGTELHFTSLINIQSKGESAPSNLILYHYPELQKEKGIVLMTAEMDPKFLVVHEAQCLANQVQLFYATDRSQTYELVETFNHRSSEFKYMSVIAEVEQSGLGRELRPGQVSDKS, encoded by the exons ATGGCGGGCCCGGCGCTTCAGGCCTGGGGGCTCGGGGCGGCCCTGCGGAGCCGAGCTGCGCTGCGCCCGCTGGGGCTGCTGGTCCCGCCGTGCCGGGgggtggcggggccggggccgggagagGAGGCGCTGGAGGAAAACCCCTTCTACGGGAAGTACCGGCACAAGATCCAGGAGCTGCGGAG ATCCAGTCCAGATGTGTTTGAATCCCGTATGGAAAAAAGGAACGAAGTGAAAAAGCAGCCCCTGGGTTATTCCAAGCAAGGAGAATTTATCAAATGTATGGAGGAAAAG GCCGAAGGCTTGGGCACAAAGACATCAAAGGGAGGTTTCACAAAAGATAAG ACGCTTGATTCGATTCTTAACGTTGAGATGGTGAAAGAAAAatcagcagaggagataaaacag ATTTGGAGTCACTATTTTTCTGTGAAAGATACGGTTTATGCCGTTATTCCG GCAGAGAAGTTTGATTTAATATGGAAGAGAGCCCAGAAATGTCCATCG TTTCTATATGCTTTGCCAAGAAAAGAAGGCTACGAGTTCTTTGTGGGCCAGTGGTCAGGGACAGAATTACATTTCACTTCGCTAATAAACATCCAG AGCAAAGGTGAAAGTGCTCCCAGCAACTTGATCTTGTACCATTATCCGgagctgcagaaggaaaaagggattGTACTAATGACAGCAGAAATGGACCCCAAGTTCTTG GTGGTCCACGAAGCACAGTGCTTGGCCAACCAGGTGCAGCTTTTCTATGCAACGGATCGTTCACAGACCTACGAATTAGTGGAGACCTTCAACCACAGGTCTAGTGAATTTAAATACATGTCAGTTATCGCGGAGGTTGAACAAAGCGGACTTGGAAGAGAACTGAGACCTGGTCAGGTTTCTGACAAGTCATAG
- the ATPAF1 gene encoding ATP synthase mitochondrial F1 complex assembly factor 1 isoform X2, producing MEKRNEVKKQPLGYSKQGEFIKCMEEKAEGLGTKTSKGGFTKDKTLDSILNVEMVKEKSAEEIKQIWSHYFSVKDTVYAVIPAEKFDLIWKRAQKCPSFLYALPRKEGYEFFVGQWSGTELHFTSLINIQSKGESAPSNLILYHYPELQKEKGIVLMTAEMDPKFLVVHEAQCLANQVQLFYATDRSQTYELVETFNHRSSEFKYMSVIAEVEQSGLGRELRPGQVSDKS from the exons ATGGAAAAAAGGAACGAAGTGAAAAAGCAGCCCCTGGGTTATTCCAAGCAAGGAGAATTTATCAAATGTATGGAGGAAAAG GCCGAAGGCTTGGGCACAAAGACATCAAAGGGAGGTTTCACAAAAGATAAG ACGCTTGATTCGATTCTTAACGTTGAGATGGTGAAAGAAAAatcagcagaggagataaaacag ATTTGGAGTCACTATTTTTCTGTGAAAGATACGGTTTATGCCGTTATTCCG GCAGAGAAGTTTGATTTAATATGGAAGAGAGCCCAGAAATGTCCATCG TTTCTATATGCTTTGCCAAGAAAAGAAGGCTACGAGTTCTTTGTGGGCCAGTGGTCAGGGACAGAATTACATTTCACTTCGCTAATAAACATCCAG AGCAAAGGTGAAAGTGCTCCCAGCAACTTGATCTTGTACCATTATCCGgagctgcagaaggaaaaagggattGTACTAATGACAGCAGAAATGGACCCCAAGTTCTTG GTGGTCCACGAAGCACAGTGCTTGGCCAACCAGGTGCAGCTTTTCTATGCAACGGATCGTTCACAGACCTACGAATTAGTGGAGACCTTCAACCACAGGTCTAGTGAATTTAAATACATGTCAGTTATCGCGGAGGTTGAACAAAGCGGACTTGGAAGAGAACTGAGACCTGGTCAGGTTTCTGACAAGTCATAG
- the EFCAB14 gene encoding EF-hand calcium-binding domain-containing protein 14, producing MKKRKELNALIGLAADGRRKKSLKNGSGHRLLRTEPPASDSESSSEEDEFAAVGARGRCGKGDYLRCCKFCYPLCAFVILAACVVACVGLVWMQVALKEDLDAIKEKFRTMESNQKTSFQEIPKLNEDLVQKQKQLEQIETGELGLNKIWINITEINKQISLLTSTVNHLKNNIKSAPDLISLPLTVEKLQKTVANIGSTLTSVSHDVENIQTVIEEYKKSIEILQNDVKELKQIPSLPSTVVPRTERNQTENCKQDSQSLHTALEELNNTVLVYQKLNDIKLLNVDSAIGNLSQRVMLLENSALAVNNLDKRENLSIGVGNDATTSRKTQNEDQLDNESHSDKEEKETGTRDSQVLKRKETLQLINALTGKPENDRPTETSQNVESSLSTTAKPTDLSRLASRSADDNAENNGQLRHLSLPGVASIEDLQSLFEKGTEDADRKLSHEDLQKLLGSTAPESQSFKKFDTDGDEKYSLQELRLALGV from the exons ATGAAGAAGCGGAAGGAGCTGAACGCCCTCATCGGCCTGGCCGCCGACGGCCGCAGGAAGAAATCCCTCAAGAACGGCTCGGGCCACCGGCTGCTGCGCACCGAGCCACCCGCCTCTGACTCCGAGTCCAGCTCCGAGGAGGACGAGTTCGCGGCGGTGGGAGCGCGGGGCCGCTGCGGCAA AGGAGACTATCTACGATGCTGCAAATTCTGTTACCCATTATGTGCGTTTGTCATTCTCGCCGCTTGTGTGGTAGCATGCGTTGGCTTGGTCTGGATGCAGGTGGCTCTCAAGGAGGATCTGGATGCCATAAAGGAGAAGTTTCGAACTA TGGAATCTAATCAAAAGACGTCATTCCAAGAAATTCCTAAACTGAATGAAGACTTGGTACAGAAGCAAAAGCAACTAGAACAAATTGAGACTGGAGAACTGGGGCTAAATAAAATTTGGATCAATATCACAGAGATCAATAAACAG ATATCGCTATTGACCTCAACAGTAAATCATCTCAAAAACAACATCAAGTCTGCTCCGGATCTGATTTCTCTTCCTCTCACAGTAGAGAAACTTCAGAAG ACTGTAGCGAACATAGGTAGCACGCTTACCAGTGTTTCTCACGATGTTGAAAACATACAGACAGTTATTGAAGAATACAAGAAATCCATAGAAATACTTCAGAATGACGTG AAGGAACTAAAGCAGATACCTTCACTTCCCTCCACTGTTGTGCCAAGGACTGAGAGAAATCAGACAGAGAATTGCAAACAG GAcagccagtcactgcacacaGCTTTGGAGGAACTAAATAACACTGTACTGGTGTACCAAAAGCTGAATGACATCAAGCTTCTAAATGTGGATTCAGCCATTGGTAACCTCAGCCAGAGGGTTATGCTGTTAGAAAACTCTGCCCTTGCTGTGAATAATCTGGACAAAAGAGAGAACTTGTCTATCGGTGTG GGGAATGATGCAACTACCTCTCGAAAAACACAAAACGAAGATCAACTAGATAATGAAAGTCATTCAGATAAAGAAGAAAAG GAAACAGGAACTAGAGATTCTCAGgtattaaaaaggaaagaaacgcTTCAGCTGATCAACGCTCTCACAGGCAAGCCTGAAAATGACAGACCCACGGAGACATCACAGAATG TTGAAAGTAGTCTGAGTACTACAGCAAAGCCCACAGACCTTTCTAGGCTGGCTTCGCGGTCAGCTGATGACAACGCTGAGAATAACGGACAGCTGAGACATCTGTCCTTACCAGGAGTTGCCAGCATCGAAG ATCTTCAGAGTTTGTTTGAAAAAGGAACGGAAGATGCTGATAGAAAACTATCACATGAAGATCTCCAAAAGCTGCTCGGCTCTACAGCCCCAGAGTCCCAGAGCTTTAAGAAATTTGACACAGATGGAGATGAGAAATACTCGTTACAAGAACTGAGATTAGCTTTAGGGGTATAG